Genomic DNA from Hordeum vulgare subsp. vulgare chromosome 2H, MorexV3_pseudomolecules_assembly, whole genome shotgun sequence:
agctgggtaccgtactggaattgccgtagtggaaggcagagaatgctgtgcctgacaaaggatttgagaagctactgaaaatattgaagaagaagcttccaaaggataatgaattgcccgacagtacgtacgcagcaaagaaggtcgtatgccctctaggattggaggtgcagaagatacatgcattccctaatgactgcatcctctaccgcggtgcgtacgaggatttgaacgcatgcctgaTATGCGGTgcgttgcggtataagatcagacgagatgaccctggtgatgttgacggcgagccccgcaggaagagagttcctacgaaggtgatgtggtatgctcctataataccacggttgaaacaactgttcagaaacaaagagcatgccaagttgatgcgatggcacagtgaggaccgtaagaaagacgggaagctgAGAGCACCCGTTGAGGGGTcgtagtggagaaaaatcgagagagagtactgggctgagtttgcacgtgacacAAGGAACGTATGGcttggtttaagcgcggatggcattaatcctttcggggagcagagcagcaatcacaacacctggcccgtgactctatgtatgtataaccttcctccttggatgtgcatgaagcgaaagttcattatgatgccagttctcatccaaggccctaagcaacccgacaatgacattgatgtgtacctaaggccattagttgaagaacttttacagcggtggaatggaaacggtgtacgtgcatggggtgagcacaaacaggaggaatttaacctgcacgcgttgtgatggttccttctctttgggtgtccacccccCGCGACGTTACCCGTCGGgcactacggttctagctgtattaatgATGCTTTATATATGattgtattcgaggagtattaattagtgataatattcgacgatgtatggacacaagagatcgatgatgtagtcttgcttataattgaatgcatgctaatttgaatactactttattttatgatttgtttttgcttattgaatgttcaaactggaaaagtactcctactttgaatgctaaaattagagagcactatgcagaaatctaggagcccccCTCCATCATCCGCGCCGTCGTCGCCGTCACCGACCGCCCTCCGACCTCGAGTTAGGGTCTATattgttttacgctattttaccttaaatagggtatttaattaggtcctccctaatactaatgatcatgttgctgtaaatgttgtatcacaatgttgtaaagggtagtaattggtctcttctgctgcttttcagagatggagttcttcacggttatacttgagaaatcctcgagGCTGGTGCTATcgcacaattttgtgaagatgctggacggccattgactacagaacatgaagctgaggcaggccggtaacgggcttcgcaagctatgggacgtggaggtggtgttcgacgccgatggccgcatgtacctagatcgtggctggaagcagttcgtccgtgcctacgacctggggatcgggtacttccttgtcttcaggtacgacggcaacgccacgttcgccgtgaaggtgttcgacacgactatgtgtcggaggcgctaccaggataCGACGATGCcggtacgctctgtctcttcttcctctccattaggctatctcTCACATTCATTTTTTTAACAAAAATTTGGCATTTGggaaggcaatgggagcaggagcagcgagtactgcgacaggtgctatgtctacggcagcagcgactctggcagcaaaagtagcagcgactctggcgacagcaaaagtagcagcgacgatggcctcgcgatggatgtcccacagctgggcgacagggccatgccaattgtggtagaggagtacatcccacagcctggcctggggcttcgcccctctaagcgcatcaagatgatgaaggagaaggtgaagaagcaggagtgaaatatcttaagaacctgatggctttaatctttatagtataaaccttttaagtacgatagtgttgaacttctattgcacttttaagtatgatggtggtgtgcctgatgaaattttgtgcatgctcatggatgctccttgttattatgatgtatgatgatgcctgattagtaggacttgttattatatatgatgatgtatgatgcgagcatgaagagttattatatatcagcgggtgaaatgaacatagcagcagcgttggtaaaccaagcacgaagataagagaggacacttctctctattagctagctaataacaacctaaattaacccccaaaaCCCCTAAAACGGCCACTTTAAAAAAAACCCTCTTCTGCAGCCAGtttctgacgcgtggatgccttttggtcccggtttatgtcaccaaccgggaccaaaggcctccctgcctgggctgcccgcagcggccacgtggatgcccatctatcccggttcgtgtaagaaccgagactaaagggggaaggcattagtaacgacctatgagtcccggttcaagaaccaggactaatggcccttacgaaccgggacaaatgccctgttttctactagtgcgcgCTTGTGAGCAACGCGTCATAACAGAGTATAAGTTTCTTTAATTATGTAGATCAACATTAGGGACGTAATCTAACTATACGATCTAGCTCCTTCTAATTATCAGCGTACCCGGGTAGTCTTTCCAATGTATAAAATATATTGTATTCCACCGATAATTGACCAGCTTCCATAATTATACAACTTAAGTATTCCAACAACTAATAATTCCATGATAATCATGTAAAATAATTTCATGTATAATTCCATAATGAGGTATTCCGAATGTTATCAATTCTTATTATTTGAATATAGTTGCAggacacataattccaacataatcGGGTTTTTGACGAGCGCAGTCACGCGAGTGCTCGCAGCGACAACTTTTCGGATGACGACTTCTTCTCTAACCTTGGCAACCTCTTCATCAACGACATGGGCGACTCAGCGTGGACGACACGAGCTGGCTTTTGTCCCGGCTCGTGGCCCCCTCAGACCAAAAAATCTTCGGTCCGGTCCGGTTAAAGCCCGGACCGCTCGGTCGGACCGAAGAAGAAGCCTAGGCAAACGAGGCAACATCCGCAGATCGTGCTCGTGTGGTCATCTGTCTCGTCCACACGACGGCCGAAAGAGATAGAAGAAGACTCACGTTACGTGCTGCCTTATTCCCTTTTATTCAGTTcgagagaaaatagaaaaaacgaGAGAAATGGGGTGATCCCATGATCACGGCGCCATCAGAGATTCACTTGTTTTTGCTCCACCTATGGAGATAACTGCATACAGGATCATACGGAATAACATCCCTCCATGATTCACGCCGTTGTTTCCTTTTGCTTTCAAATCTAAGTAATCTTTCTCTTTGTTTCCAATCTATAAATCTCTTCCTTTATTTTGTATGGACTCCACACCGTTGTTTCCTTTTAATCGCGACTAAAAAACGAAATAGGCTTGATCCGAGAATTACGTTGCCAGCCCACAATTAACTGCACGTCCAATTCTATCCACACATCACGGAAAGACTAATCGCGGGCTCATGCACGTTGTAGATTGCTTGCATGTGCAACagagaaaactcaactgctaatcgtGGGCTAACATCACTTTTCCACGGCTCGTCTACCTCTCACCACCGGCTCTCGCGCACATCTTTCACCTCGCCAcactggcaccccctctccctcgcgcCTCTCTCTCCGCCACCCATATTAGATACGTCTTCTCCGGCTCCAGCCACTATGATGCTTCTTCGACCACCTGTCCAGCAACCTAGGCCCACATGGCAGTGAGTGCACATCGCCAGGACCGTGAGGACCATCGGGCCGCACCGAGCTTCATGTCCAACGGTCCGGTCCCAGGAATCGGGACTGCCGCACTGCTCGGTTCGGTCCGGACCGGAACACCGACGGCCGGTCCAAACGTCGGCTCGGACCGGGACATCAACATCGGTTGTTCGACTCCCGCTGCACCGTATGCTATCTTGTCCTCTTTGTTTGAAATCATGAAAGAATTCCTATGTCTAGTTTGTGATTCGATCTACTCGTTTACTATGATAATCTGCATGATTAGTTTAGTCTATGCTATTGGTATcatgatttatttattatttACTTGAATTAAATTTTGTAGTAATCTGCTCGTATATTCAACAGTTGCTGCTAGGTTAACATCCTCAACAGCAACCGTAAAAGCCAAGAGAACTGGCAGGCAGCTTATCTGTTCACCCAAATCAGATCGTAAGCAGGCAGTCAGACTTGGACTAAAGCTACAGAGCACACATGAACCGGGAATTGCAGGCGAGTAGGTGACCAACCTTGTTGCAAAGCATTGGATTCTCGCATGACATGGAAGCGTCTTCGAACTCTATAAATAGAACGTAGCAGCTGTTATCTCTCCCACATCAAAAACACATCGCACGAGCTAGTACAACCATAGACATCCATCAAAATGGCTTCAAGAAACGCCGCAGTATTCCTCGTCGGGCTGCTCCTCTCGTGCGTCGCCATGAGCAGCGGGGCAAgaatcctggaggaggaggcgactaCGTCCAAAGGCGAGGAGCACCTGCCGGATCTGCCAACGCTGCCCAAGGTCGAGCTACCGCCATTCCCGGAGGTGCATCTGCCACCTAAGCCAGAGCTGCCCAAGGTGGAGCTGCCGACGTTCCCGGAGGTGCACCTGCCACCCAAGCCAGAGCTGCCAACGTTCCCGGAGGTGCATCTTCCAGCCAAGCCGGAACTGCCCAAGGTGGAGCTGCCACCTAAGCCTGAGATGCCCGCCATCCCCGAGTTCCACTTCCCGCAGCCAGAGACTAAGCCATGAAGATTGTCTTCGGTTGTCTTCTCTTTGCTTGTGCTCCTACATGCCCCTGTTGGTCCTGTTGTGTATTTCGTGTGGTTGTGTAGTTTGGATTTTGGGCGAGTCATTTGTGTGATGTGAAGCGCTTACCTATGGCGTCTacccccttcgttcctaaatataattttttctTAAAGATTTTACAAAGAGACTATATACaaaataaaatgagtgaatctatactttaaagtgtGTCTATGTACATTCGTATGTAATCCTTTATTGAAACCTTAAAAAACGTATATTTAGGAATAGAGGGGAGTATTTAGATGGAACGTACATGCATAAAGCAGATGGATCTTTACATCAATGTTTTTCCCtttcttcatttttttttgaaatgtttAGACTGTGGTCCTCATGCACACTTCTTTATAAAATAGGAACATCACTTGCATGTTATGTAGTCTAGTCTTTGCTTTTATTTGACTAGATGTTAGAAAAAAATAATAGATTGTAACAAGATGCCTGAATAATATGCTGTTTTGTACTAGCATAGAAGTAGAGAAAGAAATAGCTTTTCAATTCATATATTTATTGACATCTGCACATTTCGATGTCGATTTTATCCTATAGTTGTACATTTATGACATATATTACCCCGTTTAATGAAAATTTTATTGAAACATAAGACTTTCGTGACTTTTAACACGGTAATTCCTCAGTTTTGCATTTTTCTTGTTTATATTAGATAGAATCGACATGTTGTGTTAATGATTTGTAGAAAAACCTGTATAGATCGGACGGAATAATTGACGATCATGTTCAGATTTCACTTGTCTATTTGTTCGTTTCCTCGTCATCGTTCATAAATTTTTGAAACCCCGACGTCACCTCACACCTTGCCTGATGGACACGCATTAGAAAACGAGTGGTCAAAGCTTTCGAAAGTAGTATTCCAGAGGAATTTTCTCTCAATATGTTAATTAGTGTCACAAACGTAGAACTACAAGGTAAAAGGTGAAATTCACTCTTCATATTTTATCTTTCAGTTTTGCCTCTTGCTAGAACAGAGGAGGTAGCCACTTATTCTTTAACTAATGTGTGCAGTCAAAACAGTATTGTTATCCCACAATCATTTGACTAGTGTAGCTGATGCAGTGGCGAAGCCACACTTGAgatgacactagtagaaaaagggcctttagccccggtttggttggaccattagtcccggttcgcgaatcgggactaatcaaccgggactaatgctagccccggttctgccccgaaccggggctaaagaccttccacgtggcggggctcggagcgaggggggaggggtattagtcccggttcgtattacgaaccggggctatttcttcgctgtTTTTCAAGATcaatttttagggtttagggttttgcactaaattggatggggctactTTGCTGCCCccaattttcccatttatttgttttaagCACTTTTTAATTGTTATTTTTattaaattggatggtacatacacagcAATAaaagaacaactatattgcacatcatcgtcacggatatattacaccatctcacccGTCGTGCTTTGacgaacatattacaaaatgttGAAACGAGTTACACATATGCACA
This window encodes:
- the LOC123429730 gene encoding protein PELPK1-like produces the protein MASRNAAVFLVGLLLSCVAMSSGARILEEEATTSKGEEHLPDLPTLPKVELPPFPEVHLPPKPELPKVELPTFPEVHLPPKPELPTFPEVHLPAKPELPKVELPPKPEMPAIPEFHFPQPETKP